Proteins from a single region of Thermoanaerobaculales bacterium:
- a CDS encoding vitamin B12 dependent-methionine synthase activation domain-containing protein, whose protein sequence is MREVVRLEPAAVLPAAAGVLRSQGVPPGAALNGAVQELLEAALVAVRDLAEPVAVVEEVAAETFAAIYRGEGLNAHPTPLDEIVPRASRLWLFAGTVGARLSSEITRRFAGGDPAAAVMLDAAASEAAELLVGRLEQQLAERATGRPRTAVLAYSPGYCGWHVSGQRALFAALRPEEIGITLNESCLMEPLKSVSGVLVAGHPDIHDFDDDFPFCGECATRDCRLRIMRVQEL, encoded by the coding sequence CGTGCGCCTGGAGCCGGCGGCGGTGCTCCCGGCCGCCGCCGGGGTGCTGCGCAGCCAGGGCGTGCCGCCCGGCGCCGCCCTCAACGGCGCCGTGCAGGAGCTGCTGGAAGCCGCGCTCGTGGCGGTGCGCGACCTGGCCGAGCCGGTGGCGGTCGTCGAGGAGGTCGCAGCCGAGACCTTCGCCGCGATTTACCGGGGCGAAGGACTGAACGCCCACCCGACGCCGCTCGACGAGATCGTGCCGCGGGCCAGCAGGCTGTGGCTGTTCGCCGGCACCGTCGGCGCACGCCTCAGCTCCGAGATCACGCGCCGCTTCGCGGGCGGCGACCCGGCGGCCGCGGTGATGCTCGACGCCGCCGCGTCCGAGGCGGCGGAGCTGCTGGTCGGCCGCCTCGAGCAGCAGCTCGCGGAGCGCGCGACCGGCCGGCCGCGCACCGCGGTCCTCGCCTACAGCCCGGGCTACTGTGGCTGGCACGTCAGCGGCCAGCGGGCGCTGTTCGCGGCGCTCCGGCCCGAGGAGATCGGCATCACGCTGAATGAGAGCTGCCTGATGGAGCCCCTGAAGTCGGTGTCCGGGGTGCTGGTGGCCGGTCACCCCGACATCCACGACTTCGACGACGACTTCCCCTTCTGCGGCGAGTGCGCGACCCGCGACTGCCGGCTGCGGATCATGCGGGTCCAGGAGCTCTGA